In the genome of Myxococcus stipitatus, one region contains:
- a CDS encoding HEAT repeat domain-containing protein produces the protein MITKVSDVKTLVAAGKANPKAVFGDIHSLAASEDWKVREVAATALVELSKKHPDAVLGEVRKWARASDENVRRASSEGLRGLARTQFESVVPILEMLNADSSLYVRKSVANLLRDGSKKNPALVLDLCARWLGASKGDPNTRWIVSNGLAKVRETEPAKVDALLGPAPEKKAAAKKAPAKKAAAKK, from the coding sequence ATGATTACGAAGGTATCGGACGTGAAGACCTTGGTGGCGGCCGGCAAGGCCAACCCGAAGGCGGTCTTCGGAGACATCCACTCCCTGGCCGCGAGCGAGGACTGGAAGGTTCGCGAGGTGGCGGCGACGGCGCTGGTGGAGCTGTCCAAGAAGCACCCCGACGCGGTGCTGGGGGAGGTGCGCAAGTGGGCGCGGGCCTCGGATGAGAACGTCCGCAGGGCCTCCAGCGAGGGCCTGCGAGGCCTGGCGCGCACGCAGTTCGAGAGCGTGGTCCCCATCCTCGAGATGCTGAACGCGGACTCCAGCCTGTACGTCCGCAAGTCCGTCGCGAACCTGCTCCGCGATGGCAGCAAGAAGAACCCCGCGCTCGTGCTGGACCTGTGCGCGCGGTGGCTGGGCGCGAGCAAGGGCGACCCCAACACCCGCTGGATTGTCAGCAACGGCCTGGCCAAGGTGCGCGAGACGGAGCCCGCGAAGGTCGATGCGTTGCTCGGGCCCGCGCCGGAGAAGAAGGCGGCGGCGAAGAAGGCCCCCGCGAAGAAGGCGGCGGCGAAGAAGTAG
- a CDS encoding Zn-ribbon domain-containing OB-fold protein: MSASGPQSQTPPGGAGVLTAPYTLEYTYRRSTGPLIGRFLAGLQEGRILGVRTRGGEVLVPPPEYAPGTGEALSELVEVAATGVVTTWAWVSEPRGRDPLSHPFAWALVRLDGASSGMLHAVDAGQMEKMSTGMRVRVRWREPREGSIRDIACFEPCEAAP, translated from the coding sequence ATGAGCGCGAGCGGCCCGCAATCCCAGACGCCCCCTGGCGGGGCTGGTGTCCTCACGGCGCCCTACACGCTCGAGTACACCTATCGGAGGAGCACGGGCCCGCTCATCGGCCGGTTCCTCGCGGGGCTCCAGGAGGGGCGGATTCTGGGGGTGCGCACGCGCGGAGGTGAGGTGCTGGTGCCTCCACCGGAGTACGCCCCGGGCACAGGGGAGGCATTGAGTGAGCTCGTCGAAGTGGCGGCGACGGGAGTGGTGACGACCTGGGCGTGGGTCAGCGAGCCAAGGGGGCGTGACCCGCTCTCGCATCCCTTCGCGTGGGCGCTGGTGCGTCTCGACGGCGCGAGCTCCGGGATGCTCCATGCGGTGGACGCGGGACAGATGGAGAAGATGTCCACGGGGATGCGCGTCCGAGTGCGCTGGAGGGAACCGCGCGAGGGCTCCATCCGGGACATCGCCTGCTTCGAGCCCTGTGAGGCGGCGCCATGA
- a CDS encoding Zn-ribbon domain-containing OB-fold protein has translation MKEKPRVFPAPVRLEYRASAGRGLSRFLAALMEGRIVGQRCPRCAKVYVPSRGACPSCGVALGGDVTVSDTGTLVSFCVVNIPLADRSLPLPYVYGSVLLDGADIPFPHLLQGLPVEEVRMGLRVRAEWVPGEDRKPSLESIRCFRPTGEPDAPFEAYQEHL, from the coding sequence ATGAAGGAGAAGCCTCGCGTGTTCCCCGCGCCCGTGAGGCTGGAGTATCGCGCCAGCGCGGGGCGGGGCCTGTCGCGCTTCCTGGCCGCGCTCATGGAGGGGCGCATCGTGGGGCAGCGGTGTCCTCGGTGCGCGAAGGTGTATGTGCCCTCGCGAGGTGCCTGTCCTTCGTGCGGCGTGGCCCTGGGTGGAGATGTGACGGTCTCCGATACCGGGACGCTGGTCTCGTTCTGCGTCGTCAACATCCCGCTCGCGGACCGCTCGCTTCCGCTGCCGTATGTCTACGGCAGTGTGTTGCTGGATGGGGCGGACATCCCCTTCCCGCATCTGCTCCAGGGCTTGCCAGTGGAGGAGGTGCGCATGGGCCTGAGGGTCCGCGCGGAGTGGGTCCCGGGTGAGGACCGGAAGCCTTCGCTCGAGAGCATCCGGTGCTTCCGTCCGACGGGGGAACCTGATGCGCCCTTCGAGGCCTACCAGGAGCACCTGTGA
- a CDS encoding radical SAM protein — MKLTFEEYQPRQVVHVHKRVDGPWFWTRYSAHPYVGCRSGCTFCYLRGGRYLGKRDPATFDTLIQVKTNVVERLRFELSRLERDVLACGDWQQPAEDRYRLSRQMLEVAHELSFPVFIVERSPLLERDLDLLKALSRRSWVGVVLSFSNLSPRLKAAFEPRSPGLQRRLQCMERLASAGILVGASLMPIIPFVGDDAGHLDEAVRMTAAHGGRFVLGAGMSMEGPQAALTWEAAGKLEPDLPERWRKLYGTEPDGTPSSSAPREYKARLGQRVRELCERHGLLSRMPRYIPDGPLAVNKWVAERLFLRCWELDLELASPSRVWAYRKAAWTVDGLPRSIVDIHEQQPGTGLRRLPEMSEAVARDIERWLLEWPARRKERVRAASPSTLGPLFDATEEKP; from the coding sequence ATGAAGCTCACGTTCGAGGAATACCAGCCGCGCCAGGTGGTCCACGTGCACAAGCGCGTGGACGGCCCGTGGTTCTGGACGCGCTACAGCGCGCACCCGTATGTGGGCTGTCGCAGCGGCTGCACCTTCTGCTACCTGCGGGGTGGCCGCTACCTGGGGAAGCGGGACCCGGCCACCTTCGACACCCTCATCCAGGTGAAGACGAACGTGGTGGAGCGCCTGCGCTTCGAGCTGTCCCGGCTGGAGCGGGATGTGCTCGCGTGTGGCGACTGGCAGCAGCCCGCGGAGGACCGCTACCGGCTGTCGCGACAGATGCTGGAGGTGGCACACGAGCTCTCCTTCCCCGTGTTCATCGTGGAGCGCTCCCCGCTCCTGGAGCGGGACCTGGACCTGCTGAAGGCGCTCAGCCGGCGGAGCTGGGTGGGGGTGGTCCTCAGCTTCAGCAACCTCTCGCCTCGACTGAAGGCCGCCTTCGAGCCTCGCAGCCCGGGCCTCCAGCGCCGGCTCCAGTGCATGGAGCGGCTCGCATCCGCGGGCATCCTCGTGGGGGCGTCGCTGATGCCCATCATCCCCTTCGTGGGCGACGACGCGGGGCACCTGGACGAGGCGGTGCGGATGACGGCGGCGCACGGCGGCAGGTTCGTCCTCGGTGCGGGCATGAGCATGGAGGGCCCACAGGCCGCACTCACCTGGGAGGCCGCCGGGAAGCTGGAGCCGGACCTGCCGGAGCGGTGGCGCAAGCTGTACGGCACGGAGCCGGATGGCACGCCGAGCTCCAGTGCGCCACGCGAGTACAAGGCCCGGCTCGGGCAGCGGGTGCGGGAGCTGTGCGAGCGCCACGGGCTGCTCTCTCGCATGCCCCGGTACATCCCGGACGGGCCGCTCGCGGTGAACAAGTGGGTCGCGGAGCGGCTCTTCCTGCGGTGCTGGGAGCTGGACCTGGAGCTGGCCAGCCCCTCCCGCGTCTGGGCCTACCGGAAGGCTGCCTGGACGGTGGATGGCCTGCCCCGGAGCATCGTGGATATCCACGAGCAGCAGCCGGGCACGGGGCTGCGGCGCCTGCCGGAGATGAGCGAGGCCGTGGCTCGGGACATCGAGCGCTGGCTCCTGGAGTGGCCCGCGCGGCGCAAGGAGCGCGTCCGGGCCGCCAGTCCCTCTACATTGGGGCCGCTGTTCGACGCTACCGAGGAGAAGCCATGA
- a CDS encoding nuclear transport factor 2 family protein, with product MASRSPRSVVMELLEDGFGRADRSVFERLVAEDYVQHNPFMPSGRAGLVGLLEELKNIPDNRFISLRFLEDGDLVLVHSEWLSAGQRRTVFDLFRLRDGLLVEHWDAMQDQPPASAPGRTMVDGPTAVKDLERTAANKALVARFLDTVMVSGQHEALHGFFDGDRYLQHSPGVEDGVSGFVSHLQALAARGDGMRYERVHRVVGEGHFVFAQSEGTRGGKRTAFYDLFRVEDGKIAEHWDVHQSIPDTLTHGNGMF from the coding sequence ATGGCCTCTCGTTCCCCGCGGTCCGTCGTCATGGAGCTCCTGGAGGACGGCTTCGGCCGGGCCGACAGGTCGGTCTTCGAGCGCCTGGTCGCCGAGGACTACGTCCAGCACAACCCCTTCATGCCCTCGGGTCGCGCGGGCCTGGTGGGGCTCCTGGAGGAGCTGAAGAACATCCCCGACAACCGGTTCATCTCGCTGCGCTTCTTGGAGGACGGAGACCTGGTCCTCGTCCACAGCGAGTGGCTCTCCGCCGGACAGCGACGGACCGTGTTCGACCTGTTCCGCCTCCGTGACGGCCTGCTCGTGGAGCACTGGGACGCGATGCAGGACCAGCCGCCCGCGTCCGCGCCCGGCCGCACCATGGTCGATGGGCCCACGGCGGTGAAGGACCTGGAGCGCACCGCCGCCAACAAGGCCCTGGTCGCGCGCTTCCTCGACACCGTGATGGTGTCGGGTCAGCACGAAGCGCTGCACGGGTTCTTCGATGGGGACCGCTACCTCCAGCACAGCCCCGGCGTCGAGGATGGCGTGAGCGGCTTCGTCTCACACCTCCAGGCGCTCGCGGCCCGAGGCGACGGCATGCGCTACGAGCGCGTCCACCGCGTCGTCGGGGAAGGCCACTTCGTGTTCGCGCAGTCCGAGGGCACGCGCGGCGGCAAGCGGACGGCCTTCTACGACTTGTTCCGCGTCGAGGACGGGAAGATCGCCGAGCACTGGGACGTCCACCAGTCCATCCCGGACACGCTGACTCACGGCAACGGGATGTTCTGA
- a CDS encoding radical SAM/SPASM domain-containing protein, whose translation MEWSPNIETLYSKIVAQVPMVFRPIVKPKLREAAEAQSRHRNESWVSEEDLVAALFEITPKQFKDECVNMVKGLGLDAARFVDLNEIRNQYKKSWAEFGEAFLPGNYHITLYVTDRCNEQCKHCAIDLFKRDDLPIKDWIHIQDNLEGALRKQGRRGVYIYFGGEPTVRKDLRELIAHAGKNNYFQALATNGLLFNDDYAKFCAENGMSHVFVSLDSADPQKAAKIRGAKRAGDLARRAIENAQKYGMFVIVNFVVMKQNIDEMESMKTLIESWGAAPYMRAVIKTGTAAQYWKEVGLSPEEYRRFYDFKYRHAIEAVRKGLGSTLPIFDIWDWTPFMEQPRTAAERTAIEWGVGCQSCRTISGVDVNGDLFPCYYPTQLKLGNLLEQRFEDIMETQVFKDIRDRKKNSGKCTSCGNRQLCGGGCGVHSECETGDFFASVPYCWHKE comes from the coding sequence ATGGAATGGTCGCCAAATATCGAGACGCTGTACTCGAAGATCGTCGCGCAGGTGCCGATGGTGTTCCGGCCCATCGTCAAGCCCAAGCTCCGCGAGGCGGCGGAGGCGCAGAGCCGCCACCGGAACGAGAGCTGGGTGAGCGAGGAGGACCTGGTCGCGGCCCTCTTCGAGATCACGCCCAAGCAGTTCAAGGACGAGTGCGTCAACATGGTGAAGGGCCTGGGCCTGGACGCCGCGCGCTTCGTCGACCTCAATGAAATCCGCAACCAGTACAAGAAGTCCTGGGCGGAGTTCGGCGAGGCCTTCCTCCCCGGCAACTACCACATCACGCTCTACGTGACGGACCGCTGCAATGAGCAGTGCAAGCACTGCGCGATCGACCTGTTCAAGCGGGACGACCTGCCCATCAAGGACTGGATCCACATCCAGGACAACCTGGAGGGCGCGCTGCGCAAGCAGGGGCGGCGCGGCGTCTACATCTACTTCGGTGGCGAGCCCACCGTGCGCAAGGACCTCCGGGAGCTCATCGCCCACGCGGGGAAGAACAACTACTTCCAGGCCCTGGCCACCAACGGGCTGCTCTTCAACGACGACTACGCGAAGTTCTGTGCCGAGAATGGCATGAGCCACGTCTTCGTCAGCCTGGACAGCGCGGACCCGCAGAAGGCGGCGAAGATTCGCGGCGCCAAGCGGGCGGGAGACCTGGCGAGGCGCGCCATCGAGAACGCGCAGAAGTACGGGATGTTCGTCATCGTCAACTTCGTCGTGATGAAGCAGAACATCGACGAGATGGAGTCGATGAAGACGCTCATCGAGAGCTGGGGCGCGGCGCCCTACATGCGCGCCGTCATCAAGACCGGCACCGCGGCGCAGTACTGGAAGGAGGTGGGCCTCAGTCCGGAGGAGTACCGGCGCTTCTACGACTTCAAGTACCGCCACGCCATCGAGGCGGTGCGCAAGGGCCTGGGCTCCACGCTGCCCATCTTCGACATCTGGGACTGGACGCCGTTCATGGAGCAGCCTCGCACCGCCGCGGAGCGGACCGCCATCGAGTGGGGCGTGGGCTGCCAGTCCTGCCGCACCATCTCCGGCGTGGACGTCAACGGCGACCTCTTCCCTTGCTACTACCCCACGCAGCTCAAGCTGGGGAACCTCCTGGAGCAGCGGTTCGAGGACATCATGGAGACGCAGGTGTTCAAGGACATCCGCGACCGCAAGAAGAACAGCGGCAAGTGCACTTCATGTGGCAATCGCCAGCTCTGTGGCGGTGGCTGCGGCGTCCACTCGGAATGCGAGACGGGAGACTTCTTCGCCTCCGTCCCGTATTGCTGGCACAAGGAATAG
- a CDS encoding SCP2 sterol-binding domain-containing protein yields MPRVSSVKEYFDTLPARFVTGASKGVNAVFQFNLPGDGGGTYHVEVSDGTMAVHEGPAASPTATLQMNAQEYIKMANGDLNGMMAFMSGSLKVTGNMMLAQKLQAIFPQGA; encoded by the coding sequence ATGCCACGCGTTTCCAGTGTCAAAGAATACTTCGATACGCTGCCCGCCCGCTTCGTGACGGGGGCGTCCAAGGGCGTCAACGCGGTCTTCCAGTTCAACCTGCCCGGGGATGGGGGTGGCACCTACCACGTGGAGGTCTCCGACGGGACCATGGCGGTGCACGAGGGGCCCGCGGCTTCGCCCACCGCGACGCTCCAGATGAACGCGCAGGAGTACATCAAGATGGCGAATGGGGACCTCAACGGGATGATGGCCTTCATGAGCGGGAGCCTCAAGGTGACGGGCAACATGATGCTCGCCCAGAAGCTGCAAGCCATCTTCCCGCAAGGCGCCTGA
- a CDS encoding acyl-CoA synthetase, translated as MQGLNFWELAQRAPSHPAVIGPDGQVTSAGELLRAANQLVHGLRARGLRRGDTLAVVLKNELAMLELFMAAWQAGWYLTPINTHLTAHEIAYILKDCEARAVFCCDRTADVTRKSLALLGRTEQDCFATCEIPGLESYAALKAHQPEDLPAERSAGATMTYTSGTAGQPKGVRRPLSPAPPERVGESFASFLGLFGITPGDGGVHLTTSPLYHTAVLNFCTNHLHFGHTVVLMDKWTPEGTLELIARHRVTTTHMVPTLFHRLLALPEDVKRRADVSSLRQVVHGAAPCSIEVKRAMLGWWGHVIYEYYAATEGGGTLATPEQWLAHPGTVGRAWPMSTLLVLRDDGTPCEPGEVGILYLRMGSHRFEYHKAREKTDSAWRGDFFTVGDAGYLDSEGFLYLCDRKSDFIISGGVNIYPAEIEMALSGHPKVADAAIFGIPDEDWGERIKAVIEPMPGVQPGPELAAELLAFCRERLASFKCPNSFDFTDALPRDPNGKLMKRKLRDPYWQAPPGAKGMPGSLQS; from the coding sequence ATGCAAGGCCTCAACTTCTGGGAGCTCGCCCAGCGAGCCCCGTCGCATCCGGCGGTCATCGGACCGGATGGACAGGTCACCTCCGCGGGCGAGCTTCTCCGCGCGGCGAACCAGCTGGTCCACGGCCTCCGCGCCCGAGGACTCCGGCGCGGCGACACCCTCGCGGTGGTGCTGAAGAACGAGCTGGCCATGCTGGAGCTGTTCATGGCCGCCTGGCAGGCGGGTTGGTATCTCACCCCCATCAACACCCACCTCACCGCGCACGAAATCGCATACATCCTGAAGGACTGTGAGGCGCGGGCCGTCTTCTGCTGCGACCGCACGGCGGACGTCACCCGGAAGTCGCTGGCGTTGCTCGGGCGGACGGAGCAGGACTGCTTCGCCACTTGCGAGATTCCGGGCCTGGAGTCCTACGCCGCGCTCAAGGCCCACCAGCCCGAGGACCTCCCAGCGGAGCGCTCCGCGGGCGCCACGATGACCTATACTTCCGGCACGGCGGGCCAGCCCAAGGGCGTGCGCCGTCCGCTCTCCCCCGCCCCGCCCGAGCGCGTCGGAGAGAGCTTCGCCTCGTTCCTGGGGTTGTTCGGGATTACCCCCGGCGACGGTGGGGTCCACCTCACCACGTCGCCGCTGTACCACACGGCCGTCCTCAACTTCTGTACCAATCACTTGCACTTCGGCCACACAGTGGTGCTGATGGACAAGTGGACGCCGGAGGGCACGCTCGAGCTCATCGCGCGTCACCGGGTGACGACGACACACATGGTGCCCACGCTGTTCCACCGACTCCTCGCCCTGCCCGAGGACGTGAAGCGCCGGGCCGATGTGTCCTCGCTCCGGCAGGTCGTCCACGGCGCCGCGCCCTGCTCCATCGAGGTGAAGCGGGCGATGCTCGGGTGGTGGGGCCACGTCATCTATGAGTACTACGCGGCCACCGAGGGCGGCGGCACGCTGGCCACCCCGGAGCAATGGCTCGCGCACCCGGGTACCGTGGGCCGGGCGTGGCCGATGTCGACGCTGCTGGTGCTGCGTGATGATGGGACCCCGTGTGAGCCGGGTGAGGTCGGCATCCTCTATCTGCGCATGGGCTCGCACCGGTTTGAGTACCACAAGGCCCGGGAGAAGACGGACTCCGCCTGGCGCGGGGACTTCTTCACGGTGGGGGACGCGGGCTACCTCGACTCCGAGGGCTTCCTGTATCTCTGCGACCGGAAGAGCGACTTCATCATCTCGGGGGGCGTGAACATCTACCCCGCGGAGATCGAGATGGCACTGAGCGGCCACCCGAAGGTCGCGGATGCCGCCATCTTCGGCATTCCGGATGAAGACTGGGGCGAGCGCATCAAGGCCGTCATCGAGCCCATGCCCGGTGTCCAGCCCGGCCCGGAGCTCGCCGCGGAGCTGCTCGCGTTCTGCCGGGAGCGATTGGCGTCGTTCAAGTGCCCCAACTCCTTCGACTTCACTGACGCCTTGCCTCGGGACCCCAATGGCAAGCTCATGAAGCGCAAGCTGCGCGACCCGTATTGGCAAGCGCCCCCGGGCGCCAAGGGAATGCCCGGTAGTCTCCAATCGTGA
- a CDS encoding cytochrome P450 produces the protein MEPDFNPAHPTFRADPHRWLGWLRERDPVHFSPRLNAWVLTRYDDVRRAATDVSHFSNDTLSVLVGKHAGAMGPRRTEHRIGTNLGMADGAVHTRLRSAIAPFFTPAAIQRLEAGLQHFVDGLLRRAASGGELDLVAGLGRPLAVEAVASGLFGIPEGEREPLFGWAAATTRISDPLLTREERRENFLELTRFADYLDGLIVQRRQQPGDDLLSRIADLDRSGLSHPEVLATCMSIVGGGIDTVSMGISRGILALLDHPEQMELLRENPDLLPGATEEILRFCAPAVFVARVVRTDLELREKTLKAGDVVLYSPAAACRDPEVFSEPDRLDLRREVERGHNLAFGHGAHYCIGAALARLELRVAFRGVLARLPRLELKGPRSSLTYGRNLMSMGIDSLPVVFPPAPLQNIPLP, from the coding sequence ATGGAGCCCGACTTCAATCCCGCGCATCCCACCTTCCGCGCGGACCCCCATCGTTGGCTCGGCTGGCTGAGGGAGCGGGACCCCGTCCACTTCAGCCCGAGACTCAACGCCTGGGTCCTCACGCGGTATGACGACGTCCGCCGCGCCGCGACGGACGTGTCTCACTTCAGCAATGACACGCTGTCGGTCCTGGTGGGCAAGCACGCGGGAGCCATGGGGCCTCGCAGGACGGAGCACCGCATCGGCACGAACCTCGGGATGGCGGACGGCGCGGTCCACACCCGGCTTCGCTCCGCCATCGCGCCGTTCTTCACGCCCGCGGCCATCCAGCGACTGGAGGCCGGGCTTCAGCACTTCGTCGATGGGCTGCTGCGCCGGGCGGCGTCGGGCGGCGAGCTGGACCTCGTCGCGGGGCTGGGCCGGCCGCTCGCCGTCGAGGCGGTGGCCTCCGGCCTGTTTGGCATCCCCGAGGGAGAGCGCGAGCCGCTGTTCGGTTGGGCCGCGGCGACCACGCGCATCAGCGACCCCTTGCTCACGCGCGAGGAGCGCCGGGAGAACTTCCTCGAGCTCACCCGGTTCGCGGACTACCTGGACGGGTTGATTGTCCAGCGACGGCAGCAGCCCGGCGACGACCTGCTCTCGCGCATCGCCGACCTGGACCGCAGCGGGCTCTCCCACCCAGAGGTGCTCGCGACGTGCATGTCCATTGTCGGCGGCGGCATCGACACGGTCAGCATGGGCATCAGCCGAGGCATCCTCGCGCTGCTCGACCATCCCGAGCAGATGGAGCTCCTTCGGGAGAACCCGGACCTGCTGCCGGGCGCGACGGAGGAGATCCTCCGCTTCTGCGCGCCCGCGGTGTTCGTCGCCCGCGTGGTTCGCACGGACCTGGAGCTGAGGGAGAAGACCCTCAAGGCGGGGGATGTGGTGCTCTACTCACCGGCCGCGGCCTGCCGGGACCCCGAGGTCTTCTCGGAGCCGGACCGCCTGGACCTGCGCCGAGAAGTCGAGCGAGGCCACAACCTGGCGTTCGGCCATGGCGCTCACTACTGCATCGGCGCGGCGCTGGCCCGGCTGGAGCTGCGCGTGGCCTTTCGCGGAGTCCTCGCTCGACTGCCGCGCCTGGAGCTGAAGGGGCCTCGGTCCTCGCTGACGTATGGACGAAACCTCATGTCCATGGGCATCGACTCCCTGCCCGTCGTCTTCCCGCCGGCCCCGCTTCAGAACATCCCGTTGCCGTGA
- a CDS encoding aromatic prenyltransferase — protein MPALSLGLERLCADVEAAAALAGASFSREVTRNVLKSYPRFFTSSAVSFRTSTRKPEKRELNVRFVELETPEDPHAVALADGLIHRSGHPIDDLFEQVQRNIPILGYGLDFGVAYGVEKIWPFFPHRPQPLEVLRTLPSLPQSVQAHSGFLLEHDLTDLSLFALDYRSRSVNLYFMCRPGHFSTAQLSDLIEGLGFEHPGEELLEHCTRAVPIYFTFRWDRPRIERICFGVIAPGPGLLPTHLHPIIGQFAAGVPFASERRNFIYSVTLSREETFIKIENDYSGTMTALMQVF, from the coding sequence ATGCCAGCTCTGTCTCTTGGACTTGAGCGGTTGTGTGCGGATGTGGAGGCTGCCGCCGCGCTTGCGGGGGCCTCCTTTTCCAGGGAGGTGACTCGCAACGTCCTGAAGTCCTATCCGCGGTTCTTCACCAGCTCCGCGGTGAGCTTCCGCACGTCGACCCGGAAGCCCGAGAAGCGCGAGCTCAATGTGCGCTTCGTGGAGCTGGAGACGCCGGAGGACCCTCACGCGGTGGCGCTCGCGGATGGCCTCATCCACCGGAGCGGGCACCCCATCGACGACTTGTTCGAGCAGGTCCAGCGCAACATCCCCATCCTGGGCTATGGCCTGGACTTCGGTGTCGCCTACGGCGTGGAGAAGATCTGGCCCTTCTTCCCCCACCGGCCCCAGCCGCTCGAGGTGCTGCGCACGCTCCCGTCGCTGCCTCAGAGCGTCCAGGCCCACTCGGGCTTCCTGCTCGAGCATGACCTGACGGACCTGAGCCTCTTCGCGCTCGATTACCGGAGCCGCTCCGTCAACCTCTACTTCATGTGCAGGCCCGGCCACTTCTCCACCGCGCAGCTGTCCGACCTCATCGAGGGGTTGGGCTTCGAGCACCCGGGAGAGGAGCTGCTGGAGCACTGCACGCGGGCCGTGCCCATCTACTTCACCTTCCGGTGGGACCGGCCGCGCATCGAGCGCATCTGCTTCGGCGTCATCGCGCCGGGGCCGGGCCTCCTGCCGACGCACCTGCATCCCATCATCGGGCAGTTCGCCGCGGGGGTGCCCTTCGCGAGCGAGCGCCGCAACTTCATCTACAGCGTGACGCTGTCGAGGGAAGAGACCTTCATCAAGATCGAGAACGACTACAGCGGAACGATGACGGCCTTGATGCAGGTGTTTTGA